In a genomic window of Oreochromis aureus strain Israel breed Guangdong linkage group 13, ZZ_aureus, whole genome shotgun sequence:
- the yipf4 gene encoding protein YIPF4, with protein sequence MQFSPTNGDFTFVSSTEAEELSGTISTPDVKLNIGSDSGKDPYATTFLRQRGYGWLLEVEEEDNEESKPLLEELDIDIKDIYYKIRCVLMPMPSLGYNRQVVRDNPDFWGPLAVVLLFSMISIYGQFRVVSWIITIWIFGSLTIFLLARVLGGEVSYGQVLGVIGYSLLPLIVIAPLLLVIGGFEVVSTLVKLFGVFWAAYSAASLLVGDEFKTKKPLLIYPIFLLYIYFLSLYTGV encoded by the exons ATGCAGTTCTCTCCCACCAACGGAGATTTCACGTTCGTGTCTTCGACAGAGGCTGAAG AACTCAGCGGCACCATCAGCACTCCAGATGTTAAACTGAATATAGgcagtgacagtgggaaggaccCGTATGCCACCACCTTCCTGAGACAACGAGGCTACGGCTGGCTgctggaggtggaggaagaggacAATGAAGAGAGCAAACCTCTTCT GGAGGAGCTGGACATTGATATAAAGGATATCTATTACAAGATTCGATGTGTGCTGATGCCAATGCCATCACTGGGTTACAACCGACAGGTGGTTAGAGACAACCCGGACTTCTGGGGCCCTCTGGCTGTGGTGCTGCTCTTCTCCATGATCTCCATCTATGGACAGTTCAGG GTTGTGTCTTGGATCATCACCATCTGGATATTTGGATCACTAACCATCTTCCTGCTGGCTCGTGTTCTTGGTGGGGAG GTTTCATATGGTCAGGTCCTTGGAGTGATTGGGTATTCCCTTCTTCCTCTCATCGTCATAGCCCCTCTGCTCTTAGTGATTGGAGGCTTCGAGGTGGTTTCTACACTAGTCAAA CTTTTTGGAGTTTTCTGGGCTGCGTACAGTGCTGCTTCACTGCTCGTCGGAGAtgaatttaaaacaaagaaGCCCCTTCTCATATATCCCATTTTCCTACTGTACATCTACTTCCTGTCACTATATACTGGAGTGTGA